GCCCTGTCCGCCGGGCGTCGCCGTGTCGCCAAATCCGTATACCGCTTCCACCGTCACACACCGCCACGTCGCCGTACCGCCATGTCGTCACGGGGCGCGAGATGAGCGGATCGCGCCCCCGCGAGCGCCTCCGGGATCGAACCGGAGGGCGGGGGCCGTCGCACACCGGGCTTCGGACCTCGTAAGGTCGTGTCCGTGTTGGAGGAGATGCGGATACGGTCGCTCGGGGTCATCGACGACGCGGTTGTCGAGCTGTCGCCGGGGTTCACCGCGGTGACCGGCGAGACAGGCGCGGGCAAGACCATGGTCGTCACCAGTCTGGCGCTGCTGCTCGGCGGTCGCGCCGACCCCGCGCTGGTGCGGATCGGTACCAAGGCCGCGGTGGTGGAGGGGCGGCTCACCATGTCCGCCGATGCCCCGGCCGCCCTGCGGGCGGAGGAGGCGGGCGCCGAGCTCGACGACGGCGCGCTGCTGATCAGCCGGACCGTGTCGGCCGAGGGGCGCTCGCGCGCCCACATCGGCGGCCGTTCCGTGCCGGTGGGCGTGCTGGCCGAGCTGGCGGACGACCTCGTCGCCGTACACGGCCAGACCGACCAGCAGGGTCTGCTGCGGCCCGCGCGGCAGCGGCAGGCGCTCGACCGGTACGCGGGGGACGCGGTCGCGGCCCCGCTCGCCAAGTACACCGAGGCCTACCGGCGGCTGCGGACCGTCGCCGCCGAGCTGGAGGAGCTGACCACCCGCGCCCGTGAGCGCGCGCAGGAGGCCGACCTGCTGCGCTTCGGCCTGAACGAGATCGCCGCCGTCGAGCCCCTGCCGGGCGAGGACACCGAACTGGCCGCCGAGGCCGAACGGCTCGGCCACGCCGAGGCGCTGGCGTCCGCGGCGTCCCTCGCGCACGCGGCGCTCGCCGGTGACCCCGAGGATCCGTCGGCGGGCGGCGACGCCACGACACTCGTGGGCGGCGCGGGACGGGCCCTGGACGCCGTACGGTCCCACGACCCTGCTCTCGCCGTACTTGCCGAGCGGATGGGCGAGATCGCGATCCTGCTGGCGGACGTGGCCGGTGAACTCGCGGGTTACGCCGACAACTTGGACTCCGACCCGCTGCGCCTCGCGGCGGTCGAGGAGCGGCGGGCCGCGCTCACCGGGCTGACGCGCAAGTACGGCCAGGACATCACCGAAGTGCTCGCCTGGGCGCAGGAGAACGCGGCGCGGCTGACCGAACTCGAAGGCGACGACGACCGGATCGGCGAGCTGACGGCCGAGCACGCCACTCTGCTGGGTGAACTGTCCGTCCTGGCACAGGCGTTGACCGACGCCCGTACGGAGGCGGCGGCGCGCTTCGCGGAAGCCGTCACCGCCGAACTCGCGTCACTCGCGATGCCGCACGCGCGCGTCTCGTTCGACGTACGGCAGTCCGAGGACCCGGACGGTGTCGAGGTGGGCGGCCGGCCGGTGGCCTACGGCTCGTCCGGGGCCGACGAGGTCGAACTGCTGCTGGCCCCGCACCCCGGCGCCCAGCCGCGGCCGATCGCCAAGGGCGCGTCCGGCGGTGAGCTCTCGCGCGTCATGCTCGCGGTCGAGGTTGTCTTCGCCGGGTCCGATCCGGTGCCGACATATCTCTTCGACGAGGTGGACGCGGGCGTCGGCGGCAAGGCCGCGGTCGAGGTCGGCCGCCGGCTCGCGAAGCTCGCCAAGTCCGCGCAGGTGGTGGTCGTCACGCATCTGCCGCAGGTCGCGGCGTTCGCCGACCGGCAGCTGCTGGTGGAGAAGACGAACGACGGCTCGGTGACCCGCTCCGGTGTCACGGCTCTCGAAGGCGAGGACCGGGTACGGGAGTTGTCCCGGATGCTGGCCGGCCAGGAGGACTCGGAGACGGCCCGCGCCCACGCGGAGGAACTGCTGGCGACAGCCCGCGCGGACGCGTAGCGCGAGCCGCGCCGGCGCGGGCGGCGGTGGCGGGCCGCGCGGGCGGCGTACGGCCTCCGCGCTCCGGCCGGTACCGTAAGTGGGGCGCGCCCTGACGTCACTCATGTGAGTGATATCGGGCGGGTAGTCGCCCGATCGACACACCCGCCGTGCCCCCTCGGTGCCGGAAGGTCCGTACCGGCTGGCATCCTTGGGGACGGCACACACCACCGGAAAACAGGAGCCTTGACCACGTGACACAGCTGCGTACGGTCCAGGTCCTCGGCGGTGGCAGTGCGGGCAGCAGCGCGCATGTCAGATCGCTGGCGGCCGGACTCGTCGCCCGTGGCGTGCGTGTCACGGTCTGTGCGCCGGACTCGCTGGAAGCGATCCACGACTTCCGGGGCTGTGGCGCCGACCATGTGCCGGTGGCCCGGCGCGGGGACCCCGTCTCGCTCGGGGCACTTCGGGCCGTCTGCGCCACCGCCGATGTGGTCCACGCGCACGGACTGCACGCCGCCGTACGCGCGGCGGTCGCCCTCGGTGGCCGGCGCGTGCCGCTCGTCGTCACCTGGCACACCCGCGTGCACGCCGACGGGCCGCGCGGCCAGCTGCTCCGGCTTCTTGAGCGAAGAGCCGTCAGGGCGGCGGCAGTTGTCCTCGGCACCTCGTCCGAGCTGGTCGACCGGGCCCGCGAGCGCGGCGCCCGCGACGCGCGCCTCGCGCCGGTCGCGGTCCCGGCCCCGCGCCGGACCCCGGCGCGCGGCGAGGACGAGGGATACGACGCGGACGACAAGGCCCGCGCCGAACTGGGCGCGATGGGGCGGCCGTTGCTGATGGCGGTCGGCAGCCTCGTACCCGGACGGGGTTACGGCACCCTGCTGGACGCGGCGCGGACCTGGCGCGGTCTTGATCCCGTACCGCTGCTGGTCATCGCGGGCGAGGGCCGTGAACGGGCCCTGCTCCAGGGGCGGATCGACAACGAGGGCCTGCCGGTCAGCCTCGTGGGCCGGCGTGACGACGTGAGCCAGCTCCTCGCCGCCGCCGACATCGCTCTCCTGCCCAGCCGCTGGGAGGCCCGCTCGCTGCTGGCCCAGGAGGCGCTGCGGCTCGGTGTCCCCCTGGTCGCCACGGCGGTCGGCGCCGTACCCGAACTCGTGGGCGACGCGGCGGAGCTGGTCCCGTACGGTGACGCCGCCGCCCTCGCGGACACGGTGACCCGGCTGCTGGCCGACCCCGGGCGGCGGGCCGAACTCGCGGCGGCCGGGCCGGTCCGCGCGGCGACCTGGCCGACGGAGGACCACACGATCGCCCAAGTCCTCAGCGTCTACGACGAGTTGGCGCAGTCGCCGCCGAGGTGACGCGGGCCCGAGTCCCTCGCCCACCAGTTCTCGCTCAGCGCACGTGGCGCCGCGCCCGCAGCGCCAGGCTCAGGGCCAGCACTGTCTGCGGGTCGTCCAGGTCCGTGCCGAGCAGTTCGGAGATACGGGCCAGCCGGTTGTAGAGGGTCTGCCGGTTCAGGTGAAGTTCGCGCGCCGTCTCCGCCTTGCGGCCCGCGTGGTCCAGGAACGTCGCCAGCGTCGGCAGCAACGGGGCGCGGGACGTGCGGTCATGGGCGAGCAGCGGGCCGATCGCGCGGTCCACGAACGCCGACAGGTCGGGGTGGTCCCGCAGCCGCCACAGCAGCAGATCGATGTCCAGCCGTCCGGCGTCGTGCCACGGCCGCTCCGGCAGACCCCCGGCCGCCGTCGCGGTCTCCGCCGCGTGGCGCAGTCCCGCGCCCGCCACCGCCCAGCCACCGGGGACCCCGACGACCACCACGGGCCGGGGTCCGCCGGGACGCTCAAGTCCGGCCCGTGCCACGCCCGCCCGCAGCGCCGCGGCCACCCGGTCGGCCACCGCCGCGCGTTCGGACGCGGAGCGCAGCCCGATCAGCAGCGGGATCCGGCCCTCCACGGGACGTACGCCCAGGAGCACCGGCACCCCGAGAATCCCCAGCTCCTCCAGTACGGCCCGGGCCAGCGGCGCCCAGTTGCCCGACGGAGCGGGCCCGGGGTCCAGCCGCATCACCACCGGCAGCAGCGGCCCCTCGCCCGGCCGGAACCCCAGCACCGCGGCCTGCGCGGGCGCGTCGTCCGCCGTGACACGGCCCTCCGCCAGATCGGTGAGGAAATCGCCCCGGCCGCGCGCGGCCAGCTCGTCCTCCTGGCGCGCCTGCATCAGGACCACCGCCAGGATGCCCGCCGCCCGTTCGGCCGCCATCCGGTGCACCGGCAGCAACGGGGCAGCCACCGGAGGCAGTACGAGCCGCGCCCGTACGGAACCGGCCCCGTGCCCGCCACCGGGCACGTCCACCAGCACCGTGCCGGCGGGCGGCCCCGCCTCACGGTCGGCCCGCCGCGCCCGCAGCCCCTCCCAGACCTGGAGCGGCTCCGCGGCCGTCGGGGCCCCCGCCGCACCGGCCGCCGCGTACAGCAACTGCCCTTCGGCGGTCTCCAGGAAGACCGGGTTGCCCGCGAAGTCGGCGAGGATACGAAGCACCTGGGGCACACCGCCCCCGTCGAGCAGCGCGTCCGTGCACCGCCGGTGGACCTCGTCGGCCTGGCGCAGCAGCGCGTAGTGACCGTTGACGATCTCGGTGTGGATCTCCTCGGTCACCGAGACGAACGGCACCTCACGGTGCAGCTGTACCAGCGGCAGCCCGGCCGCCCGCGCCGCGTCCACGACGGCGGCGGGCAGCCGCCCGAACCGCGGTCCCAGTTCCACCACCAGCGCGGCGATCCCGCGATCGGCGAGCCCGCGCACGAAGACGCGCTGCTCGGCGGGGCGGGACCCAAGACCGATGCCGGTGGTGAGCAGCAGCTCGCCGCCCTTGAGCAGCGACGCGATGTTGGGCACCTCGCCCGCGTGCACCCAGCGCACGGTGCGGTGCAGCCGGTCCGCCCCCGCGACGACCTCCGGGAGCCCGGCGCGGAGCCCCGGCAGCTCCAGGGCCCGCCGCACGGTGATTCCGCCCTGATCGTCCATGGGGCCGGACGCTACCCGGCCCGCGCGTCCATGTCCGTCTCCGGACCCGCGGGCCGTCGGCCGCCTCCCGGCGTCAGCCGCCGTACGCTCCCGAAGCCGTCAGGCGCAGCGCCGTGTCGATCAGCGGGACATGGCTGAACGCCTGCGGGAAGTTGCCGACCTGGCGCTGGAGCTTCGGGTCCCACTCCTCGGCGAGCAGGCCGAGGTCGTTACGGAGCGCCAGCAGCTTCTCGAAGAGCTTGCGGGCCTCGTCGACCCGGCCGATCATCGCGAGGTCGTCGGCCAGCCAGAACGAGCAGGCCAGGAACGCGCCTTCGTCGCCCTCCAGACCGTCCACGCCGGCGTCGTCGCCCGCGGTCGGGTAGCGCAGGACGAAGCCGTCCTCCGTGGAGAGCTCGCGCTGGATCGCCTCGATGGTGCCGATGACGCGCTTGTCGTCCGGCGGCAGGAAGCCCATCTGCGGGATCAGCAGCAGCGAGGCGTCCAGTTCCTTGGAGCCGTAGGACTGTGTGAAGGTGTTGCGCTCCTTGTCGTAACCCTTCTCACACACGTCGTGGTGGATGTCGTCGCGCATCTCGCGCCAGCGCTCCAGCGGGCCGTCGGCGTCGCCGGACTCGATCAGCTTGATCGTCCGGTCGACCGCGACCCACGCCATCACCTTCGAGTGCACGAAGTGGCGGCGCGGCCCGCGCACCTCCCAGATGCCCTCGTCGGGCTGGTCCCAGTGCGTCTCCAGATAATCGATCAGCTTGAGCTGGAGCAGCGAGGCGTAGTCGTTGCGGGCCAGGCCCGTCATATGCGCCAGGTGCAGGGCCTCGGTGACCTCGCCGTACACGTCGAGCTGGAGCTGGTGCGCCGCGCCGTTGCCCACCCGGACCGGGCCCGACCTCTCGTAGCCGGGCAGCCAGTCCAGCTCCGCCTCACCCAGCTCACGCTCGCCCGCGATCCCGTACATGATCTGGAGATTCTCGGGGTCGCCGGCGACGGCCCGGAGCAGCCACTCGCGCCAGGCGCGGGCCTCCTCGCGGTAGCCGGTGCGCAGCAGGGAGGACAGGGTGATGGCGGCGTCGCGCAGCCAGGTGTAGCGGTAGTCCCAGTTCCGTACGCCCCCGATCTCCTCGGGCAGCGAGGTCGTGGGCGCGGCGACGATGCCGCCGGTCGGCGCGTACGTCAGGGCCTTGAGCGTGATCAGCGAGCGGACGACTGCCTCGCGGTAGGGGCCGTGGTACGTACA
The nucleotide sequence above comes from Streptomyces sp. NBC_01716. Encoded proteins:
- a CDS encoding glycoside hydrolase family 15 protein; its protein translation is MHVAGRIEDYALIGDMQTAALVCRDGTVDWLCLPRFDSQAVFAALLGTDEHGFWRLGPASPAGAEPPRADRRRYVGDSLILESEWDTPRGTVRVTDFMPPRDGAPQLIRIVEGVSGRVPMRSALRMRFSYGRVVPWVHQVDNRTVAVAGPDSIWLDTEADTYGKNLTTYSDFTVAPGDRVTFTISWQPSHRQPPALPDPEGSLEATSDFWREWVEHCTYHGPYREAVVRSLITLKALTYAPTGGIVAAPTTSLPEEIGGVRNWDYRYTWLRDAAITLSSLLRTGYREEARAWREWLLRAVAGDPENLQIMYGIAGERELGEAELDWLPGYERSGPVRVGNGAAHQLQLDVYGEVTEALHLAHMTGLARNDYASLLQLKLIDYLETHWDQPDEGIWEVRGPRRHFVHSKVMAWVAVDRTIKLIESGDADGPLERWREMRDDIHHDVCEKGYDKERNTFTQSYGSKELDASLLLIPQMGFLPPDDKRVIGTIEAIQRELSTEDGFVLRYPTAGDDAGVDGLEGDEGAFLACSFWLADDLAMIGRVDEARKLFEKLLALRNDLGLLAEEWDPKLQRQVGNFPQAFSHVPLIDTALRLTASGAYGG
- a CDS encoding PucR family transcriptional regulator — translated: MDDQGGITVRRALELPGLRAGLPEVVAGADRLHRTVRWVHAGEVPNIASLLKGGELLLTTGIGLGSRPAEQRVFVRGLADRGIAALVVELGPRFGRLPAAVVDAARAAGLPLVQLHREVPFVSVTEEIHTEIVNGHYALLRQADEVHRRCTDALLDGGGVPQVLRILADFAGNPVFLETAEGQLLYAAAGAAGAPTAAEPLQVWEGLRARRADREAGPPAGTVLVDVPGGGHGAGSVRARLVLPPVAAPLLPVHRMAAERAAGILAVVLMQARQEDELAARGRGDFLTDLAEGRVTADDAPAQAAVLGFRPGEGPLLPVVMRLDPGPAPSGNWAPLARAVLEELGILGVPVLLGVRPVEGRIPLLIGLRSASERAAVADRVAAALRAGVARAGLERPGGPRPVVVVGVPGGWAVAGAGLRHAAETATAAGGLPERPWHDAGRLDIDLLLWRLRDHPDLSAFVDRAIGPLLAHDRTSRAPLLPTLATFLDHAGRKAETARELHLNRQTLYNRLARISELLGTDLDDPQTVLALSLALRARRHVR
- a CDS encoding glycosyltransferase family 4 protein, which gives rise to MTQLRTVQVLGGGSAGSSAHVRSLAAGLVARGVRVTVCAPDSLEAIHDFRGCGADHVPVARRGDPVSLGALRAVCATADVVHAHGLHAAVRAAVALGGRRVPLVVTWHTRVHADGPRGQLLRLLERRAVRAAAVVLGTSSELVDRARERGARDARLAPVAVPAPRRTPARGEDEGYDADDKARAELGAMGRPLLMAVGSLVPGRGYGTLLDAARTWRGLDPVPLLVIAGEGRERALLQGRIDNEGLPVSLVGRRDDVSQLLAAADIALLPSRWEARSLLAQEALRLGVPLVATAVGAVPELVGDAAELVPYGDAAALADTVTRLLADPGRRAELAAAGPVRAATWPTEDHTIAQVLSVYDELAQSPPR
- the recN gene encoding DNA repair protein RecN, encoding MSVLEEMRIRSLGVIDDAVVELSPGFTAVTGETGAGKTMVVTSLALLLGGRADPALVRIGTKAAVVEGRLTMSADAPAALRAEEAGAELDDGALLISRTVSAEGRSRAHIGGRSVPVGVLAELADDLVAVHGQTDQQGLLRPARQRQALDRYAGDAVAAPLAKYTEAYRRLRTVAAELEELTTRARERAQEADLLRFGLNEIAAVEPLPGEDTELAAEAERLGHAEALASAASLAHAALAGDPEDPSAGGDATTLVGGAGRALDAVRSHDPALAVLAERMGEIAILLADVAGELAGYADNLDSDPLRLAAVEERRAALTGLTRKYGQDITEVLAWAQENAARLTELEGDDDRIGELTAEHATLLGELSVLAQALTDARTEAAARFAEAVTAELASLAMPHARVSFDVRQSEDPDGVEVGGRPVAYGSSGADEVELLLAPHPGAQPRPIAKGASGGELSRVMLAVEVVFAGSDPVPTYLFDEVDAGVGGKAAVEVGRRLAKLAKSAQVVVVTHLPQVAAFADRQLLVEKTNDGSVTRSGVTALEGEDRVRELSRMLAGQEDSETARAHAEELLATARADA